Genomic segment of Triticum aestivum cultivar Chinese Spring chromosome 6A, IWGSC CS RefSeq v2.1, whole genome shotgun sequence:
ATACCCGCAGTACCACTGCTCGCCGCCGGTCACCACGACCACCAAGGCCGTCTTGACGCTCAACAGCTTCGAGAAGGGCAAGGACGGCGGCGGTCCGTCCGAGTGTGACAATTCCTACCACAGCGATAAGGAGATGGTCGTTGCGCTCTCCACCGGCTGGTTCAAGAACATGGCCCGTTGCGGGCACCGCATCAAGATCAGCGCCAATGGCAAGTCTGTGTATGCCAAGGTGGTGGACGAGTGTGACTCCGTCTATGGCTGCGACGAAGACCACAACTACGAGCCCCCGTGTGCTAACAACATCGTTGACGCCTCTCCTGCGGTGTGGAATGCCTTGGGGCTCGACCAGAACGTCGGCATGGAGGGCATCACCTGGTCCGATGAGTGAGCGTTTGAAACAAAGGTGAGCGCAGGTTGTTGGTACCACTAGTCGGTCAAGTGTCATGTGTATAATGTTCGCTGTCAGAGAGAAGTCCAGTATATACAAATCCTATACGGGGTGAGTTGATCAGACTATGTATATGATGGCATGATTTTTTAAAATAAACAGTGCAACCTATGGTTTAGCACCAGTGAGATGTTCGCGTGTGCTCTTCAAGGCTATAATAGTGAGTAGTGTGGTGTATAAAGAATTGGAAACACATGAGATACCTGAGAAAGTTGTATACTCATTTTCAAGGGTCGCTGAACAAGTATGATAAACTGTTAAAAAGCACATCATTCCACTGAGCAGCTACCAAAGACGGTGAACTCCATAGAAAATATTATGTCTAATGCTACGCAGCATTATATATCTTGCACGGTTGCATCTAATTACAGCATGTATGCAGCGCAGGAAGAGTGAGATTGCTCCATGACGCAGACTTAACTCCCATAACAATTCACTCAAGTCGAGAGTAT
This window contains:
- the LOC123129285 gene encoding putative ripening-related protein 5 gives rise to the protein MATARALATMAVFLLVALSTSHIASSLRPGLGVCRASGYLPGKSGNCEKSNDPDCCEDGKRYPQYHCSPPVTTTTKAVLTLNSFEKGKDGGGPSECDNSYHSDKEMVVALSTGWFKNMARCGHRIKISANGKSVYAKVVDECDSVYGCDEDHNYEPPCANNIVDASPAVWNALGLDQNVGMEGITWSDE